CTTTTGAAGCAACATAAACATAAGCCTTTGCTCTATTTGTGGAGGCTCTCGACACTGCGGCTCATATAGTACAACTTTACCAACACTCCTCCAGCCCCAAGCGTCCATAGACTGAGGTGTCAATTCGGCAACACCTCCTTCAAACTTGAGGCCCCAGATACAGTTATTTCGCTTCGCACGTGGCAAGTCAAGGCTTACTGCATACACCTTGTCGGTATTGAGCTCCCAATGCGGCTATTAGACTCCGAGATGAACGTTCGGGGTAGTACAAACATCGTTATTTCTGACCGTGCTCCCCAAAACCCTCTGCCTATCCGAATGGTCAGATAGAAGCTAGTTCCCATCGGTTACACGTCTCAGACCTCTTTCGAGCTTTTAGACCGCTGGCCATATGACCGACCCTCGATGTCCTGCCTAATGACATTCGCAACGTCTGTAGATATAAGACAGGACGCACACATGCATCATGCCACCCTAAAATCGTCAAATCTTTGGTCTGTCATTTCATTAACAATTACTAAGTCACCATGAGAATCCACATCTTCACCGTTCATTTTCTGGCAGTCGCATCTAGTACCGCCTTTCTCATCACAGACAAAGGTGTCAGATGTCGCAGCGGTCCAACGACAAGCCACGCTATCCAGAGACAATTCACCAAAGGTACCGATGTAACCATCACTTGCCAGATAGAGGGCACCAACATTGAAGGCAACGCCCTCTGGGACAAGACGACATTCGGATGCTACGTCTCCGACTACTACGTCGCCACTGGATCGAGCGGATATGTGACTTTAAAGTTCCGTCGTGTAGAGCGCCCAAGTCGAATGCGGCGACTGTCAATCTCATCGCCAGCTTTGAGGGGTTCAGGCCCGATGATTGTAAGTCAAATATTTGGGATGATGGTTGCTTGGGATGAGACTGATAGTTTTAGATAACGATCCGATTGGTAATCCGACGGTTGGGTATGGTCATCTATGTGATGCGCCCCAGTGCAGTGAAGTCAAGTATCCAGTCCCACTTTCTGTCGCGAATGGAAAGAAACTGCTAGCAGACGACATGAAGGTTTGTTCTCATCGCTAACAAGGGGGCTCTTCATCACTAACCAAGCCCGCTTCTGCAGGAGTTCGAGGTCTGTATCACGGCCATGTTGAACAGCAAAGCAAGGCTCAACAGAAACCAGTATGGCGCACTCATCAGTTGGGCATCAACATGGGCTGCGGCAATGCTGAATCGTCAACTCTTATTGGACGTCTCAACAACGGGGAAGATCCCAATACTGTGATCTCGCAGGAAATTCCTCATTGGGTATATGCAAGTGGCCAAAGGCTTCCAGGTCTGGTTCGTCGGCGCAATGCCGAGATTGAGCTGGCGCAGAAGCCAACCCGTCGCAGAGCACTTCCAAAGAGGTGTTAACAGGGGCAATTCTCTCGACCTCTATTAAAGGCTTCGCAGTAGCCTGCTAGATGGTATGTGCGGTTGGGGAAATTTGAAGATGAGTTCATTAAGAGACTGAACATGATAGGATGGTCTAGGAGATGTATTTATGTCATAACTGATAGCGTATCTCGTATTGTCATGAAATCTCTCCAGAACTAAACTTTGAGCATGCATCATTCACCATCCCTTGCCCAATTGCAACCTGATAACTCTCCGACTTGGTAGCACACCACGGCATCAACATTCTATGAGCCTCAAT
Above is a window of Fusarium oxysporum Fo47 chromosome XII, complete sequence DNA encoding:
- a CDS encoding lysozyme-like domain-containing protein; translation: MRIHIFTVHFLAVASSTAFLITDKGVRCRSGPTTSHAIQRQFTKGTDVTITCQIEGTNIEGNALWDKTTFGCYVSDYYVATGSSGYVTLKFRHNDPIGNPTVGYGHLCDAPQCSEVKYPVPLSVANGKKLLADDMKEFEVCITAMLNSKARLNRNQYGALINPNTVISQEIPHWVYASGQRLPGLVRRRNAEIELAQKPTRRRALPKRC